In Candidatus Devosia phytovorans, the DNA window TTCGGGGAAGCAAGTGGCCCGTATCGTCGTCAAGTTCGGTGGCACATCCGTTGCCACGGTCGAACGTATCCGCCAGGCCGCGCGCCATGTGAAGCGCGAGGTCGAAGCCGGCCATGAGGTGGCCGTCGTGGTTTCCGCCATGAGCGGCAAGACCAATGAACTGGTCGGCTGGGTCAACGAGGCCTCGGCGCTGCATGATGCGCGCGAGTATGATGCCGTGGTTGCTTCGGGCGAGCAGGTCACCGCCGGCCTGATGGCTATCGTTCTCAGTGAAATGGGCATCCAGTCGCGCTCTTTCGCCGGCTGGCAGGTGCCGATCCATACCGATGACGCGCATGGCGCGGCCCGTATCACCGGCATCGATCCGACCGAACTCGACAAGCGCATGAAGGACGGCTGGGTGCCGGTGATCACCGGCTTCCAGGGTATTTCCCCGCATGGCCGCGTCACGACGCTGGGCCGCGGTGGTTCCGATACCTCGGCGGTGGCGGTGGCGGCGGCGGTCGGTGCCGATCGCTGCGATATCTATACGGATGTGGACGGCGTTTACACGACCGACCCGCGCATCGTGCCCAAGGCGCAGCGCCTCACCAAGATTTCCTTCGAGGAAATGCTGGAAATGGCCTCTTTGGGTGCCAAGGTGCTGATGATCCGTTCGGTTGAAATGGCCATGGCGCACAAGGTGCGCCTCTTGGTACGCTCGACTTTCGATGACCCGGATGCGCCCCAGATCGGGCCGGACGGGCTGCCGGGCGTTCCCGGCACTTTGGTTTGCGATGAGGATGAGATCGTGGAAAAGCAGATCGTTTCGGGCGTGACGCTCGCCAAGGCGGAAGCCAAGATTACCCTCCGCGACGTCAAGGACAATCCGGGCGTTGCCGCAGGCGTGTTCGGTACCCTGGCCGACCAGGGCATTGTCGTCGACATGATCGTGCAGAATATTGCCGACGATGGCGCCACCACAGACATCACCTTCACGGTGCCGGACAGCGAATATGACAAGGCGATCAAGGCGCTGCAGAATGCCGGCGACAAGATCGAATATGGCCGGCTTTCCGGTTCCAAGGGCGGGGCAAAGGTGTCGGTCGTGGGCGTGGGCATGCGCAGCCATGCCGGTGTTGCCAGCTCGATGTTTAAAGCCCTGGCCGACAAGGGCATCAATATTCAACTGATCACGACTTCGGAAATCAAGACCTCGGTTCTGATTGATGAACAATATG includes these proteins:
- a CDS encoding aspartate kinase — encoded protein: MARIVVKFGGTSVATVERIRQAARHVKREVEAGHEVAVVVSAMSGKTNELVGWVNEASALHDAREYDAVVASGEQVTAGLMAIVLSEMGIQSRSFAGWQVPIHTDDAHGAARITGIDPTELDKRMKDGWVPVITGFQGISPHGRVTTLGRGGSDTSAVAVAAAVGADRCDIYTDVDGVYTTDPRIVPKAQRLTKISFEEMLEMASLGAKVLMIRSVEMAMAHKVRLLVRSTFDDPDAPQIGPDGLPGVPGTLVCDEDEIVEKQIVSGVTLAKAEAKITLRDVKDNPGVAAGVFGTLADQGIVVDMIVQNIADDGATTDITFTVPDSEYDKAIKALQNAGDKIEYGRLSGSKGGAKVSVVGVGMRSHAGVASSMFKALADKGINIQLITTSEIKTSVLIDEQYAELAVRALHTYYGLDKKDA